The following proteins are encoded in a genomic region of Gimesia algae:
- the dapF gene encoding diaminopimelate epimerase, with the protein MKFTKMHGAGNDYVYVNCFEETLPQDIAGLAVAVSDRHTGIGSDGLILICPSEKADAQMRMFNADGSESEMCGNGVRCVAKYVYDHGIAKQQTLKIETGAGVLSLDLELAGSKVGQVRVNMGKPILNSAEIPTLLPGDPPVNAPLEVGGQTLKVTCVSMGNPHCITFVDELNDHWVHGIGPQVEVHPAFPRRVNAEFIEVVSPAELKMRVWERGSGETQACGTGACASAVAGVLTGRSERNVLIHLPGGDLRLEWADTDEVFMTGPAVEVYQGIWSGPQ; encoded by the coding sequence ATGAAATTTACGAAGATGCACGGGGCCGGCAACGATTATGTTTACGTCAACTGTTTCGAAGAGACGTTACCACAGGATATCGCTGGTCTGGCGGTTGCCGTCAGTGATCGCCACACGGGTATCGGTTCCGATGGACTGATTCTGATCTGCCCTTCCGAAAAAGCAGACGCTCAAATGCGGATGTTTAACGCGGATGGAAGTGAGTCGGAAATGTGTGGGAACGGCGTGCGTTGTGTTGCCAAGTATGTCTACGATCATGGCATCGCAAAGCAGCAGACATTAAAAATTGAAACCGGCGCGGGGGTGCTCAGCCTCGACCTGGAGCTGGCTGGATCGAAGGTCGGTCAGGTGCGAGTGAACATGGGGAAACCGATTCTGAACAGCGCCGAGATTCCGACGTTACTGCCGGGAGATCCCCCGGTCAACGCCCCGCTGGAAGTGGGAGGGCAGACACTGAAAGTGACCTGTGTCTCCATGGGAAATCCACACTGCATTACCTTCGTTGACGAATTGAATGATCACTGGGTGCACGGCATTGGACCCCAGGTGGAAGTCCATCCCGCATTCCCCAGGCGGGTAAACGCCGAGTTCATTGAAGTCGTGTCACCAGCCGAGCTGAAGATGCGCGTCTGGGAACGAGGCTCGGGGGAAACCCAGGCCTGTGGCACAGGCGCCTGTGCCTCAGCAGTCGCGGGAGTGCTGACTGGCCGGTCTGAAAGAAATGTACTTATCCACTTGCCGGGTGGCGATTTACGTCTGGAGTGGGCTGATACAGATGAAGTGTTTATGACAGGTCCTGCGGTCGAAGTGTATCAGGGGATCTGGAGCGGACCGCAGTAG
- a CDS encoding amidohydrolase, whose amino-acid sequence MSLSKEQAVERSQIILSHAWMVRTFVKHSEEVEDFPELSHIVRAVFDASRALETRVDDPAAYLKMLRKKISKLRKATDQLAIDAPEASMHTNFEQAVISMKACTKELEELLEQVE is encoded by the coding sequence ATGTCTTTAAGTAAAGAGCAGGCCGTCGAACGCAGCCAGATTATTCTGTCGCATGCCTGGATGGTGCGGACGTTTGTCAAGCACAGCGAAGAAGTAGAAGACTTCCCGGAGTTGAGCCACATTGTCCGGGCTGTGTTCGATGCATCACGGGCTTTGGAAACACGCGTTGATGATCCCGCCGCTTACCTGAAAATGCTGAGGAAAAAAATCAGTAAGCTCCGCAAAGCGACTGATCAGTTAGCCATCGATGCGCCCGAAGCCTCTATGCATACGAACTTCGAGCAGGCCGTCATCTCGATGAAAGCCTGCACGAAAGAACTGGAAGAACTGCTTGAGCAAGTCGAATAA
- a CDS encoding 3'-5' exoribonuclease YhaM family protein: MNQSHPLMLLSEMEPGQFADSFVLLVSRERATTRDGKPYFRVQFRDHALTATAMVWSDTPWFEDCEAKWAEGEFYKVRARYAESKYGPQLDIDRIRPVNADDTADGFDPGLYYSRSRFASEDMFAELTGIAREQITEIPLQKLVLEILAQYEDQIKTIAAASKNHHAFTGGYLEHVLSVTKTACFLADKYLGYYQQMQPALNKSLVIAGAILHDIGKLTELEYRPHGSRYTPAGRLIGHILLGRDLVREHAARIEDLNPETLLRLEHMIVSHQNLPEWGSPIAPHTPEALLVHYADDIDAKFHMMATTLENILPGNEDEFSGRDNALRRSIFLGLKSTE, encoded by the coding sequence ATGAATCAATCTCACCCATTAATGCTGTTGAGCGAAATGGAACCCGGTCAGTTCGCTGACAGCTTCGTGTTACTGGTTTCCCGCGAACGCGCGACAACCCGGGATGGAAAGCCGTATTTTCGTGTCCAGTTTCGCGATCATGCACTCACTGCGACGGCCATGGTCTGGAGCGACACTCCCTGGTTCGAGGATTGCGAAGCCAAATGGGCTGAGGGAGAATTTTACAAAGTCCGTGCCCGCTATGCTGAAAGCAAATATGGCCCCCAACTGGACATCGATCGGATCCGGCCTGTCAATGCGGATGATACTGCAGATGGCTTTGATCCGGGGCTGTATTATTCGCGTTCCCGTTTTGCGAGTGAAGACATGTTCGCTGAGCTGACGGGAATTGCACGGGAGCAGATCACGGAGATCCCGCTGCAGAAACTGGTGCTGGAGATTCTGGCGCAGTATGAGGATCAGATCAAAACCATAGCCGCCGCCAGTAAAAATCATCACGCCTTCACAGGTGGATATCTGGAGCACGTGTTATCGGTAACGAAGACCGCCTGTTTTCTGGCTGACAAATACCTGGGCTATTATCAACAGATGCAGCCTGCTTTGAATAAATCTCTGGTTATCGCCGGTGCGATTCTGCACGATATCGGTAAACTGACCGAACTGGAATATCGTCCGCATGGCTCCCGCTATACACCTGCTGGGCGACTGATCGGGCATATCCTGCTGGGCCGGGATCTGGTCCGCGAACATGCCGCTCGGATTGAGGATCTTAACCCGGAGACCTTACTGCGACTGGAACACATGATTGTATCGCATCAGAATTTACCGGAGTGGGGTTCGCCGATTGCCCCGCATACACCGGAAGCATTACTGGTACACTATGCAGATGACATCGACGCCAAATTTCATATGATGGCGACCACACTGGAAAATATCCTGCCCGGCAACGAAGATGAGTTCTCCGGTCGAGACAATGCGCTCCGCCGCAGCATCTTTCTGGGACTGAAGTCCACGGAATAA
- a CDS encoding HesB/IscA family protein, whose translation MAVTITENASKELKRYMEDQKVAEGSMLRIGISSGGCSGFQYDFRFVDDVDEEKDNLSEQHGIKVVVDKKSDLYLDGTTLDYYESLEKRGFTFDNPNAVKSCGCGSSFSA comes from the coding sequence ATGGCTGTCACAATTACTGAAAATGCTTCCAAAGAACTGAAGCGATATATGGAAGACCAGAAGGTCGCTGAAGGTTCTATGTTAAGAATCGGAATCTCTTCTGGTGGTTGTAGTGGATTCCAATATGATTTCCGCTTCGTAGATGACGTGGATGAAGAAAAAGATAACCTTTCCGAACAACACGGGATCAAAGTCGTCGTCGACAAAAAAAGCGATCTCTATCTGGACGGCACCACTCTGGACTACTACGAAAGCCTCGAAAAACGCGGTTTTACATTCGACAACCCCAACGCGGTCAAATCCTGTGGTTGCGGCAGCAGTTTCTCTGCCTGA
- a CDS encoding SDR family NAD(P)-dependent oxidoreductase gives MKLEGRNALVTGASRGIGRGCAIEMAKAGANVAINYRSHPEEAEEAAEEARSYGVKAITIQADVSDQKSVEAAVAKVAEEFGSLDLFVSNSAYSDRELILEADMEGFRRTIDVTMWGAFFGVRAAAGQMKKQGNGGSIVVISSPHAVIAIPTSAAYNMAKAAIDHMARTAAIEFAQYKIRVNTVHPGWIDTPGERKFFTDEQLQAGAENIPWKRLGMPNEVGKLVTFLSSSDADYMTGGTSTIDGGISLPWWSNRSEGGQ, from the coding sequence ATGAAGCTGGAAGGGCGAAATGCGCTCGTAACAGGGGCCTCCCGGGGAATCGGGCGGGGTTGTGCAATAGAAATGGCCAAAGCAGGGGCCAACGTCGCCATCAACTATCGCTCTCACCCTGAAGAAGCGGAAGAAGCGGCTGAAGAAGCACGTTCGTACGGCGTAAAGGCCATCACGATTCAGGCCGATGTCTCCGACCAGAAATCGGTAGAGGCCGCGGTCGCGAAAGTAGCTGAAGAATTTGGCAGTCTGGATCTGTTTGTTTCTAATTCTGCTTACAGTGATCGTGAGCTGATTCTGGAAGCAGACATGGAAGGCTTCCGGCGAACCATCGATGTCACCATGTGGGGTGCCTTCTTTGGTGTGCGTGCCGCAGCTGGCCAGATGAAAAAACAAGGTAATGGCGGTTCCATCGTAGTCATCAGTTCGCCTCACGCGGTCATCGCCATTCCGACTTCCGCGGCTTACAACATGGCCAAAGCAGCCATCGATCATATGGCACGAACTGCTGCCATCGAATTTGCACAGTATAAGATTCGCGTCAACACCGTACATCCCGGTTGGATTGATACCCCCGGGGAACGAAAATTCTTCACCGATGAGCAGCTACAGGCTGGTGCAGAAAATATTCCCTGGAAACGCCTGGGAATGCCTAATGAAGTCGGCAAGCTGGTCACCTTTCTTTCCAGCTCCGATGCAGATTACATGACGGGTGGCACATCGACGATCGATGGTGGGATCAGCCTGCCCTGGTGGTCAAACCGTTCTGAGGGAGGCCAGTAA
- a CDS encoding DUF2752 domain-containing protein: MNSNLKPTANSTDSSLLSALRTLHPGISIGWRMRLLLIVWSLFLIAGFGVATQMTPDSGGSGTRQKPVFAPCIIKTRFSIPCPSCGMTTSFTHFVRGQIRQSAEANTSGLVLAVVCLVMIPWSWISVYRHRLWLVSQPETCLLWLICSLVSITVIEWAFRLNF; the protein is encoded by the coding sequence ATGAATTCCAATTTAAAACCTACGGCTAATTCGACAGACAGTTCTTTGCTGTCAGCATTGCGTACGCTGCATCCGGGGATTTCCATCGGATGGAGGATGCGTTTACTGCTGATAGTCTGGAGTCTGTTTCTCATCGCAGGTTTTGGAGTGGCCACTCAAATGACACCGGATTCAGGTGGATCTGGTACCCGTCAAAAACCTGTTTTTGCACCTTGCATTATAAAAACTCGATTCTCCATTCCCTGTCCCAGTTGTGGGATGACAACTTCCTTTACACATTTTGTTCGAGGTCAGATCCGTCAGTCTGCCGAGGCCAATACTTCTGGTCTGGTGCTGGCAGTAGTCTGCCTGGTGATGATTCCCTGGTCCTGGATCAGTGTGTATCGCCACAGGCTCTGGCTGGTCTCCCAACCTGAAACCTGTCTGCTCTGGTTGATCTGTAGTCTGGTATCGATCACAGTCATCGAGTGGGCATTTCGATTGAATTTTTAA